The proteins below come from a single Rosa rugosa chromosome 2, drRosRugo1.1, whole genome shotgun sequence genomic window:
- the LOC133732680 gene encoding F-box protein CPR1-like, with translation MAEHIPEDVIVKIFQRLPIKSLIRFTSLSQRWRFIILRDPHFATSQFQIASGNNKSVCFLSYSDSNFFESLNLQTPSSFRNLTCPFKQPDSMVFIHSSCRGLMFANFCGQGIVARYIWNPSTGFFKKLPDPGVKDEFLVFSGFGYISATDDYKILIANSKREKGEKPRIRIFSSKSNSWKRIQDSQYSASSTTIMGTLLNEALHWLEMFDDVIVAFDLADEEFRTMPLPVVEDHYAGDYFRHLGVLGGSLCVFGQADTNAGSMDMWVMREYDAGNSWTKLFNLKFSNQPEGIISVNPIWVMETGTFLEIHSNSETRVKLVRSYYNEEKIEEIHMDRQSMIGYEESLLWLE, from the coding sequence ATGGCGGAGCACATACCTGAAGATGTGATAGTAAAAATCTTCCAGAGGTTGCCTATCAAATCCTTAATCCGCTTCACCTCCCTTTCGCAGCGCTGGCGCTTCATCATACTCCGCGACCCTCACTTCGCCACATCCCAGTTCCAAATCGCTTCCGGCAACAACAAAAGTGTCTGTTTCCTGAGCTACTCTGATTCTAACTTCTTCGAATCGCTGAACTTGCAAACGCCGTCGTCTTTTAGAAATCTTACCTGCCCATTCAAGCAACCAGACAGTATGGTTTTCATACACTCCTCATGCCGTGGTCTGATGTTTGCAAATTTTTGTGGGCAGGGAATAGTAGCGAGGTATATATGGAACCCATCAACTGGGTTCTTCAAAAAACTACCTGATCCAGGTGTTAAAGATGAGTTTCTAGTCTTCTCTGGTTTTGGGTATATCTCGGCCACCGACGACTACAAGATTCTCATAGCCAACTCTAAACGTGAGAAGGGAGAGAAACCCAGGATCCGCATCTTCTCGTCGAAATCCAACTCTTGGAAAAGGATTCAAGATTCCCAATATTCCGCCTCGTCAACGACAATCATGGGCACTCTTTTAAATGAGGCACTTCATTGGCTGGAGATGTTTGATGACGTTATAGTTGCTTTTGATTTAGCAGATGAGGAGTTCCGGACAATGCCACTGCCTGTTGTTGAGGATCACTATGCTGGTGACTATTTCAGACATCTAGGGGTTCTTGGAGGTTCCCTGTGTGTGTTTGGTCAGGCCGATACTAATGCTGGCTCTATGGATATGTGGGTCATGAGGGAATATGATGCGGGTAACTCCTGGACTAAGCTGTTTAACTTAAAGTTTTCCAATCAGCCTGAGGGGATTATTTCTGTCAACCCAATCTGGGTTATGGAAACTGGTACATTTCTGGAGATACATTCTAACTCTGAAACGAGGGTGAAGTTGGTAAGGAGTTATTATAATGAAGAGAAGATCGAAGAGATTCATATGGATAGACAGTCAATGATTGGATATGAAGAGAGTCTACTTTGGCTTGAGTAA
- the LOC133732795 gene encoding F-box protein CPR1-like produces the protein MAEHIPEDVIVKIFQRLPIKSLIRFTSLSKRWRFIILRDRQFATSQYQIASDNNKSVCFRTCFDFDCEFFKSLNLQTTTSALTNLRCPFKQPNCVVFLYSSCRGLVFASFNSIARYIWNPSTGFFKKLPDPGVQTEFQVFTGFGYISATDEYKILIATSKRGKKGEGAKIRIFSSKSNSWKRIQDSQYFVLSTTFDGTLLNEALHWLRRSDVVIVAFDLADEEFRTMPLPVVEDHYAGGYFRHLGDFGGCLCVFGQADTNAGSMDLWVMREYDAGNSWTKLFNLKFSDQPEQINFVKPIWVMETSTFMEVRTNSERDPKWVRSYHKEEKIEEIHMKENIFKDIRTERESVIGYEESLLWLE, from the coding sequence ATGGCGGAGCACATACCTGAAGATGTTATAGTAAAAATCTTCCAGAGGTTGCCCATCAAATCCTTAATCCGCTTCACCTCCCTTTCGAAGCGCTGGCGCTTCATCATACTCCGCGACCGTCAGTTCGCCACATCCCAGTACCAAATCGCTTCCGACAACAACAAAAGTGTATGTTTCCGTACCtgctttgattttgattgtgaaTTCTTCAAATCGCTGAACTTGCAAACGACGACGTCGGCTTTGACAAATCTTCGCTGCCCATTCAAGCAACCTAACTGTGTGGTTTTCTTATACTCATCATGCCGTGGTTTGGTATTTGCATCTTTTAATTCAATAGCGAGGTATATATGGAACCCATCAACTGGGTTCTTCAAAAAACTACCTGATCCAGGTGTTCAAACAGAGTTCCAAGTCTTCACTGGTTTTGGGTATATCTCAGCCACCGACGAGTACAAGATTCTCATAGCCACCTCTAAACGTGGGAAGAAGGGAGAGGGAGCCAAGATCCGCATCTTCTCGTCGAAATCCAACTCTTGGAAAAGGATTCAAGATTCCCAGTATTTCGTCTTGTCAACGACATTTGACGGGACTCTTTTAAATGAGGCACTTCATTGGCTGCGCAGATCTGATGTCGTTATAGTTGCTTTTGATTTAGCAGATGAGGAGTTCCGGACAATGCCGCTACCGGTTGTTGAGGATCACTATGCTGGTGGCTATTTCAGACATCTAGGGGACTTTGGAGGTTGCCTGTGTGTGTTTGGTCAGGCTGATACTAATGCTGGCTCTATGGATTTGTGGGTCATGAGGGAATATGATGCGGGTAACTCCTGGACTAAGCTGTTTAACTTAAAGTTTTCCGATCAGCCTGAGCAGATAAATTTTGTCAAGCCAATCTGGGTTATGGAAACTAGTACATTTATGGAGGTACGTACTAATTCTGAGAGGGATCCGAAGTGGGTAAGGAGTTATCATAAGGAAGAGAAGATCGAAGAGATTCATATGAAAGAGAACATATTCAAAGATATTCGTACGGAAAGAGAGTCAGTGATTGGATATGAAGAGAGTCTACTTTGGCTTGAGTAA